GTTTCTTATCACTTAAAAATGTATCAATATTATTTTTCAAGCGCTGATTGATAGCAGCCAACACCAAATCAAAGCGGTACTGAGCAAATTCCATCCGACGCTCCTCTTCCCACTGCTGACAAGATTCGGAAAAGATAAGTTGCTGTTCACCGGTAACTATTTTAACTTGCCAATCAATATTGATTTTATTTTTTTCAATCAAGTTGGTTATTCGCGCTACGGCATTACCCAAACCATTAGCCAAATCGGAATTATATCTTTCAGCAAATAAATTTTCGCGAATATCTGCTTCCTGACCAAAGGGAAATTGGGATAGTAATAAATAACGAGCAGCATCAGCACCGAAACGATCAACAAGCTCCTGAGGTTTAATCACATTACCAATAGTCTTGCTCATCTTCTCACCATTGATCGTAAAAAAGCCATGAATAAATTCGGACTGCGGTACATCAAGACCCAAAGCTAATAAAATGGCCGGCCAATAAACAGCATGGAACTTGAGAATATCTTGTGCCATCAAATGCACTTCGCAAGGCCACCACTTCTTAAAATCGTCCATTTGAAACGGATAACCAATAGCCGTAATATAGTTAGACAAGGCATCAACCCAAACATAAGAAACTTGATTTTGATCAAAAGGCAATTCCACGCCCCAAGCTACTTTACTCTTTTGCCGGGAAACAGAAAAATCTGTTAACACGCCATCTTTGATTAAACCCAGTACCTCGTTTTTTCTACTCTCTGGTCGGATTTTAATCTGATCGTCTTTAATTAACTCCCCTATTTTTGGCAAAAATTGTTCCAACTTAAAAAACCAATTCTTTTCGATAATCACTTCTGGTACGCGCTTATGATCGGGGCATTGCCCATTAATCAAATCGCGATCATTTAAAAATTTTTCACAACCGACACAATAATTTCCCTGGTACTCTCGTTCCTCCAGATAACCACCATCATACAATTGTTGAAAAATATTAACCACTGCCCGCTCGTGTAAAGGATCGGTAGTGCGAATAAAATAATCATTAGTAATATTAAGTATTTGCCAAGCCGCCCGAAAACGAGCGCTGTTTTGATCACAAAATTCTTTGGGGGTCATGTTGTTCTTCACCGCCATCTCCGCTACCTTAGCACCGTGTTCGTCGGTACCGGTTAAGAAAAAAACGGCGTCGCCTTGCCACCGATGATAGCGTGACAAAACATCGGCCACTATCGTCGTATAAGCATGACCGATATGTGGTTCGTCATTAACATAATAAATTGGTGTGGTGATATAAAATTTTTTATTAGCCATATTATTTGTTGGCGGAGTGCGATCCTTCAATAATCACAACCCATTCGCCTTTAATTATTTCTTTAGT
This genomic interval from Candidatus Komeilibacteria bacterium CG_4_10_14_0_2_um_filter_37_10 contains the following:
- a CDS encoding methionine--tRNA ligase — protein: MANKKFYITTPIYYVNDEPHIGHAYTTIVADVLSRYHRWQGDAVFFLTGTDEHGAKVAEMAVKNNMTPKEFCDQNSARFRAAWQILNITNDYFIRTTDPLHERAVVNIFQQLYDGGYLEEREYQGNYCVGCEKFLNDRDLINGQCPDHKRVPEVIIEKNWFFKLEQFLPKIGELIKDDQIKIRPESRKNEVLGLIKDGVLTDFSVSRQKSKVAWGVELPFDQNQVSYVWVDALSNYITAIGYPFQMDDFKKWWPCEVHLMAQDILKFHAVYWPAILLALGLDVPQSEFIHGFFTINGEKMSKTIGNVIKPQELVDRFGADAARYLLLSQFPFGQEADIRENLFAERYNSDLANGLGNAVARITNLIEKNKINIDWQVKIVTGEQQLIFSESCQQWEEERRMEFAQYRFDLVLAAINQRLKNNIDTFLSDKKPWQMAMGPELVEVLSITACELKLITTWLQPFMPQVTQQILDLLTAKQIVKAPILFPRLELNN